The following coding sequences lie in one Capnocytophaga stomatis genomic window:
- a CDS encoding formylglycine-generating enzyme family protein, whose protein sequence is MKKNIIKLTKGVITISISVAMISLASCNKKEEEITQKPSVENTQEPKNETPETPNAETLNPLLKELDVVLVEGGTFLMGSSTKDKQSQGDEKPQHNVTLSDFKVSKYEITNAQYAKFLTAKGNQTEDRKKWYQGFDIEQKGDVFTPKDGMENHPVVRVSWYGAKAYAEWLGGKLPTEAEFEYILRGGNKRVNQDGIFADEDGIGDNIGDYAWYRANSGGRLHPVGEKKPNELGLYDVNGNVWEWTADWYGYYPSTDQTNPTGPERGTYRVRRGASFSCLHDKCRIANRGTYIARDGQANIGFRVVFPAK, encoded by the coding sequence ATGAAAAAGAACATCATAAAGTTAACGAAAGGTGTTATCACAATTTCGATATCAGTAGCAATGATTTCATTGGCTAGTTGTAATAAAAAAGAAGAAGAAATAACACAAAAACCATCAGTTGAGAACACTCAAGAACCAAAGAATGAAACACCTGAAACACCCAATGCAGAGACACTAAATCCTCTTCTTAAAGAGTTAGATGTTGTGCTTGTTGAAGGAGGGACTTTCCTTATGGGAAGCTCAACCAAAGATAAACAAAGTCAAGGAGATGAAAAACCTCAACATAATGTGACTTTAAGTGATTTTAAAGTAAGTAAGTACGAAATCACTAATGCACAATATGCAAAATTCTTAACTGCAAAAGGTAATCAAACCGAAGACAGAAAAAAATGGTATCAAGGTTTTGATATTGAACAAAAAGGAGATGTTTTTACACCAAAAGACGGAATGGAAAATCATCCTGTGGTACGTGTTTCTTGGTATGGAGCTAAAGCATATGCTGAATGGTTAGGTGGTAAATTACCTACTGAAGCTGAATTTGAGTACATCCTAAGAGGAGGAAACAAAAGAGTAAACCAAGATGGTATTTTTGCCGACGAAGATGGTATTGGTGATAACATCGGTGATTATGCTTGGTACAGAGCTAATTCGGGTGGAAGATTACATCCAGTTGGAGAGAAAAAACCGAACGAATTAGGGCTATACGATGTTAATGGAAACGTTTGGGAATGGACTGCTGATTGGTACGGATATTACCCAAGTACTGACCAAACGAATCCTACAGGACCTGAGAGAGGAACTTATCGTGTTCGTCGTGGAGCGAGTTTCTCTTGTTTGCACGATAAATGTCGCATTGCTAACCGAGGAACTTACATTGCTCGTGACGGACAAGCAAATATCGGATTCCGTGTTGTTTTCCCTGCGAAATAA
- a CDS encoding formylglycine-generating enzyme family protein gives MKKNVQTAVKKWDAFKLHKFSKGIAVLTVMATTTLTSCNKEEQDFTPSDTVTVETQPEISPNLFSKSIKDNTVFVEGGTFNMGTVSAHKVTLSNFRITKYEITNAEYAQFLNSKKENKIENGAKWYQGKDIVQEGKTFKARAGKENLPVIFVTWNGAKAYAEWAGGRIPTEAEWEYAARGGKKSKGYMWSGSNNIDEVAWYVKNSGGRMHPVGTKKPNELGIYDMSGNAWEWTADWFGSLPRTQQTNPKGANQGSLRVRRGASAFCTPATCRTIYRSKRAPNGVRHNLGFRVVFPAR, from the coding sequence ATGAAAAAAAACGTTCAAACCGCAGTAAAAAAGTGGGATGCTTTTAAACTGCACAAATTTTCGAAAGGTATTGCCGTATTAACAGTAATGGCGACAACCACACTAACAAGTTGTAACAAAGAGGAGCAAGACTTCACCCCCTCTGACACTGTAACGGTTGAAACACAGCCGGAAATTTCACCCAATCTTTTTTCAAAATCAATAAAAGACAACACTGTTTTTGTTGAAGGAGGAACTTTTAATATGGGAACAGTAAGTGCCCATAAGGTGACTTTAAGCAACTTCAGAATCACTAAGTACGAAATTACCAACGCTGAGTATGCACAATTTTTAAATTCAAAAAAAGAAAATAAGATTGAAAACGGAGCCAAATGGTATCAAGGGAAAGACATCGTTCAAGAAGGAAAAACATTTAAGGCTCGAGCTGGTAAAGAAAATCTTCCTGTAATTTTTGTTACTTGGAACGGAGCTAAGGCATACGCAGAATGGGCAGGAGGAAGAATCCCAACCGAAGCAGAATGGGAATATGCTGCCCGTGGAGGTAAAAAAAGCAAAGGCTATATGTGGAGCGGAAGTAACAACATAGATGAAGTTGCTTGGTATGTGAAAAATTCAGGAGGAAGAATGCATCCTGTGGGAACGAAGAAACCCAATGAGTTAGGAATTTATGATATGAGCGGAAATGCTTGGGAATGGACTGCTGATTGGTTTGGCTCTCTACCAAGAACTCAACAAACAAACCCGAAAGGTGCTAATCAGGGAAGTTTACGCGTAAGACGTGGAGCCAGTGCCTTCTGTACTCCAGCAACTTGCCGTACTATATATCGAAGCAAACGTGCTCCTAACGGTGTACGCCACAACTTAGGTTTCCGTGTTGTTTTCCCAGCAAGATAA
- a CDS encoding formylglycine-generating enzyme family protein → MKNATLTLRSLIQKQNLFRFFTYTAMVGMISLTSCKKEQEELINPITNSNSSSSGGEKSNSGGTNSKPDSDLIFVEGGTFLMGSPAGSGDGDERPQHKVTLKSFKITKYEITNEQYAKFLSERGNQTENGVKWYQGTDFDVKGKKFTPKKGKERMPVRFVSWNGANAYAKWAKGRIPTEAEWEYAARGGKKSKGYTWSGSNNINEVAWHVGNSGQRLHNVGEKKPNELGIYDMSGNVWEWTADWYGAYTKEAKTNPKGPSTGKARSRRGASAFCTPHNNRSANRSNRAPNGVRHNLGFRVVFD, encoded by the coding sequence ATGAAAAACGCTACGCTTACTCTACGGAGTTTAATTCAAAAACAGAATCTTTTCAGATTCTTCACCTACACAGCAATGGTAGGAATGATTTCATTAACAAGTTGTAAGAAGGAACAAGAAGAGCTAATCAATCCTATTACAAATTCAAATTCTTCATCTTCAGGAGGGGAGAAATCCAATTCTGGAGGAACTAACTCCAAGCCCGATTCAGATTTAATTTTTGTGGAAGGAGGCACATTCCTAATGGGAAGCCCCGCTGGTTCAGGTGACGGGGACGAACGCCCACAACACAAAGTAACCCTTAAAAGCTTCAAAATCACCAAGTACGAAATCACTAATGAGCAGTACGCCAAGTTTTTATCTGAAAGAGGGAATCAGACTGAAAACGGAGTGAAGTGGTATCAGGGAACAGATTTTGATGTAAAGGGGAAAAAGTTCACTCCTAAAAAAGGGAAGGAAAGAATGCCCGTGCGATTCGTTAGCTGGAACGGAGCCAATGCCTATGCCAAGTGGGCAAAAGGGAGAATCCCAACCGAAGCCGAGTGGGAATACGCAGCAAGAGGAGGCAAAAAAAGTAAAGGTTACACCTGGAGCGGAAGCAACAACATCAATGAAGTTGCTTGGCACGTGGGTAATTCAGGACAAAGACTTCACAATGTGGGTGAAAAAAAACCAAATGAGTTAGGGATATATGATATGAGCGGGAATGTATGGGAGTGGACTGCTGATTGGTATGGTGCCTACACGAAAGAAGCCAAAACGAACCCTAAAGGTCCCTCTACAGGCAAGGCTCGTTCACGACGCGGTGCCAGTGCCTTCTGTACTCCTCACAACAATCGTTCTGCAAATCGTAGTAACAGAGCCCCTAATGGAGTACGTCACAATTTAGGTTTTCGTGTAGTTTTTGACTAA
- a CDS encoding IS5 family transposase — MSKDIIKKWIISHLSIGKRGFKTKFDLSLIFLLIVKRLKTGCQWRELPVEVYFKDQKISYQTVYYYFNKWSKDGSFKRIWLNLLLENRRKLDLSSVQLDGSHTRCRMGGQSVGYQLRKKSKTTNSIFLCDNLGQILAMGSPKSGNHHDLNNIDFVLKEILNLLEEAKIEHKGLFVNADAGFDSRDLKSFLQEKEIIPNIKQNPRNGQNENIYFDEELYKNRFKIERSFAWLDGFKGLIIRYETLNTTWMAMLYLGIILTFIRKV, encoded by the coding sequence TTGAGCAAAGATATAATAAAAAAATGGATTATTTCCCATTTGAGTATTGGAAAAAGAGGATTTAAAACAAAATTTGATTTATCATTAATTTTTCTTCTGATAGTCAAACGATTAAAAACAGGTTGCCAGTGGAGGGAACTTCCGGTAGAAGTGTATTTTAAAGACCAAAAAATAAGCTATCAAACAGTCTATTATTATTTCAATAAATGGAGTAAAGATGGTAGTTTTAAGCGAATTTGGCTTAATTTGTTGCTTGAGAATCGGAGAAAATTAGATTTATCAAGCGTCCAACTTGATGGTAGTCATACTCGATGTCGAATGGGAGGACAATCTGTTGGTTATCAGTTAAGAAAAAAGTCAAAGACCACGAATTCTATCTTTCTGTGTGATAATTTGGGGCAAATTTTAGCAATGGGTAGTCCAAAATCCGGTAATCATCACGATTTGAATAATATAGACTTTGTTTTAAAAGAGATTTTGAATCTTTTGGAGGAAGCGAAAATAGAGCATAAAGGCTTGTTTGTCAATGCAGATGCAGGTTTTGATAGCCGAGACTTAAAAAGTTTTTTACAGGAAAAAGAAATAATACCTAATATCAAACAAAATCCCAGAAATGGACAAAATGAAAATATTTATTTTGACGAAGAATTATATAAAAATCGGTTTAAAATAGAGAGAAGTTTTGCGTGGCTTGATGGTTTTAAAGGATTGATTATAAGATATGAAACCCTAAACACAACTTGGATGGCTATGTTGTATCTAGGGATTATACTAACATTTATTCGAAAAGTTTAA
- a CDS encoding SPFH domain-containing protein, with the protein MENKNKLWNVFSSPATIKNGAKLVVDNTHVAALVSGGRLADMYSCGQHELVASNMPIFATLKGWKYNHASAFEAEVYFINTATFNNQNWSTLYPFPLEDQKLKSVAIETSGRYSFCVKPNPSAFIENLIKDQEVDSQERWFNNFIIKRFRNYLETSGVDLLSIVKEPQKFSNDLKINLKNDLLDFDIILDDFQIDNFTVYKN; encoded by the coding sequence ATGGAAAACAAAAACAAATTGTGGAATGTTTTCTCTTCCCCAGCAACCATCAAAAATGGAGCGAAACTTGTTGTTGATAACACACACGTTGCAGCACTTGTGAGTGGTGGTCGGTTGGCGGATATGTATAGTTGTGGTCAACACGAATTGGTTGCCTCCAATATGCCAATTTTCGCGACACTCAAAGGATGGAAATACAATCACGCCTCTGCGTTTGAAGCGGAAGTTTATTTCATAAATACTGCAACATTTAATAACCAAAACTGGTCTACTCTTTATCCTTTCCCTCTTGAGGATCAGAAGTTAAAATCTGTAGCCATCGAAACCTCAGGCAGATACAGTTTTTGTGTAAAACCAAATCCTTCTGCATTTATAGAAAACTTGATAAAGGACCAAGAAGTTGATTCTCAAGAAAGATGGTTCAACAATTTCATTATTAAAAGATTCAGAAATTATTTGGAAACATCAGGTGTTGATTTACTGAGCATTGTAAAAGAACCTCAAAAGTTTTCTAACGATTTGAAGATTAATCTTAAAAATGACCTTTTAGATTTTGACATCATATTAGATGATTTTCAGATAGATAACTTTACTGTTTACAAAAATTAA